A region of the Stieleria neptunia genome:
CGGTAAGCAATACAGCGTGCGGGTGATCGCGCAAGCCATCGATTCCCAACTGATCGGCGCCGTTTCAATCACCGATGCCAAAGGGCGCACGTTGGACAGTGCGATCGGCAGCGACCATTCGGACGTGCAGCTCACGTTGACGGCGACCGATAGCGGCCCGCTGACCGTCGCGGTGCACGACGCCCTGTTCCGCGGCGGTGCGGCCTATCGCTACGGCTTGCTGGTGACCGAAGGCATGTCGACACTGCCCCACTTGCGAACCGAGTTCCCCAAATCAGTCAGCGTGGTAACGCGGGATCCGGTCGCGGTCGACGAAACCGATGTGCCCGTCGAACTGACGGTTCCGGCGTGCGTGGAAGCCAGTTTTGATTCCAGCAGCGATACCGATCAATACCTTTGCAAGTTATCCAAAGGCAAACCGGTATTGATCGAAGTGATTTCCGATCGGATCGGCCAGCCGACCGATGCGCGTTTGATCATCGATCGATCAGTGGTCGACGCATCGGGAACGCAGACCTGGCAACGGGTTGCAACCGCCGAAGACGGCCCCAATCTCTCGGACTCCGTCATTCGACTTGTCACCGGCGATCCCGTGCTGCGTTTCCAACCACCCGAAGACGGCGACTATCGAATCACGGTCGCGGATTTGGATACCGGCCGATCGCTCGGCGAACGTCAACGGTATCAACTTGCCATCGGCCCGCCCCACAAGGATTGGCAATTGCTGGCCTATCACGTCTATCCCCACAAAGATCCCAACACGTCTCAGCCCTCGGGAACGCATCTGATGCGTGGCGGGGCGAGAACGATTCGTGTGTTCGTGATCCGAAACCAGATGTCGGCGCCGATTCGGGTTTCGATCCCCCAATTGCCGCCGGGACTGGTTTGTCGTCCAGCGTGGATCGCGGCCAACCAAAACCACACCGATTTGGTGATCACCGCTTCGGACCAGGCACCGACCCGACACAGCCCGTTGCAGGTCGTCGGCGAAGCGACCCATGACGGTGAGAACCAAACGCGACAGGCACGTGCGGCATCGGTCATCTGGCAACGAGACGGCTATCGCCCCACCGCACACACGCGGTTGACCGATCAACTGATGGTCGGATCATCCGATCTGGACACCTGTCCGATCAGCATCGAACCGACCAGCCAAGACGTGGTGGTGGCGAAAAAAGGAACCAAGGTCACGGTCCCGATCAAGGTGACGCGTCGCGGGGGAGGATCGGAAGCCATCGTCCTGAGGGCTCAACACCTGCCGCCAGGTGTCGGCGCCGCTGATCTGACGATCGCCAAAGACAAATCGGAAGCCGAGTGGACGATCGACGTGAAAAACAACGCCGCCGTGGGCAGCTACTCGTTCTGGGGTCAGGGCGAAACGAAGGTCAAGTTTTCCGTCAACCCGCAGGGGCTCACTCGTGAAACCCAATACCGCGATGCGTTAAAAACCATCCGTGCCGATCCCAACCGCTCCGGCGACCATCAGGAAATCGACAAGGCGATCGCGGAAACGGAAAAGCGGATCGAAGCGATCAAAAAACAAGTCGCCGCCAAAGATTTGACGATCTACGTCCCGATGAGTTTGATCACACTGGAAGTCCAGTGAGTCGAGAGTGGGATAGGCTTCCAGCCTGTCATTCCGGCGTCGACAGGCTGGAAGCCTATCCCACTTATTTCCGTGCGTTGCTTACGAATTGAGATTGATGTTGCGCAAGTCCCTTGGACGAATCCCTTCCTCCCTCCCACCCCGTTGCAATGATGCGTGACCGATCGCTTCCCATCGTCTTGATGCTCTGCTTCCTTGCACCCACCGCGGTGGCCGAGCAAACCGATCCGAACGAGCCGCTCAGCTACGCCCGTGACATTGCACCGATCTTGCAACGCAACTGCGTCGCCTGTCACCGCGCCAAACAAGCCGAGGGTGGGCTGTCGCTGGAGACACACCAGGCGATCCAGGCCGGCGGCGACAGCGGATCGTTGCTCGTTGCCAAGCAGCCCGACTCGAGCGTGCTGTATCTGCGGGCGAGCGATGACGACGATCCGATGCCACCGGACGACAACACGGTGGGCGCCAAACGGTTGACGGCAGAGGAACTCGCGTTGCTGCGGACCTGGATCAACCAGGGCGCGATCCTGGACGGGCAGGTCGACGACGATGAGATCGCTTGGCAACCCATCCCCGAATCGGTTCGCAACAGTTATTCGATCGCCGTTGCACCGGACAACCGCATGATCGCGATCGGGCACGCCAATCGGGTCGAACTGCGCGACGCGCATTCCGGTCAACACCTAGGAAATTTGATCGACGAAAGCCTGCCCCAATCCGGCGTCGCAGACTTTGACGTCGTCCAGGCCATCGCATTTTCCCCGTGGGCCGATCGGATTGCCACCGGCGGCTACCGAACCGTTCGCATCTGGAAACGACAATCGACCGAGCCCTCCGTTCCGCTCGCCCTTCGCCACGCGTCGGGGCCCACCACCGTCAGCCCCGACCGGGCTGCGGTCGCGGTGGTCAATGCCATCGGTGACGTCGAAATCCGGACGACGGCTTCCCAGGAATTGCGGGTCACCCTCCCCAGTCTTGGACCGGTCGCCGGGATCGCCTGGTCGCACCCCGAACAATTGGTGGTGGGATACGAAAGCGGAGACATCGGCATTTATGGTGCTCACGACGGAACGTCCATCCGACGCATGAAGCTGGACCATGCCATCGCAACGGTCGCGCAGAGCAGCGACGGAAACTTTGTCGCCTCGCTCGGCACGAACGGTCAAGTCCGGCTGTTTAACGGCGACCAACCGCATCCCTCGCAAATCGTCGACGCGCTCAACGACGCCACCTCGATCGCGTTTTCCGCTCCCGGCACGTTGGTCGTTGGCACCGCGTCGGGCGTTTGCAAACTGATCGATCCGGCAGCTGACAAAGTGGTGCGTGAACTTGCTCATGGATCAAGTGTTCCAGCGCTCGCCATCGACAAAGCGGGAAAGACCCTCGTGACCGGTGGCAGCGATGGGATTGCAAAACGATGGAACACCGAAGACGGAAAGCTGTTGCAAACGTTTCTCGGCGACAGCCAATCACAGCTTCGGATCGCCTCGCTGGACCGGGACGTCAAACGCGAACAGTCGTGGCTGCAAACGTTGGAGGGCAAGACGAAGGAACTCAATCAGTTGCTCGAAAAAGAGGAAGCGGCGCTGGCGAAAGTGACCGAGGCTCGGGAAAAAGCCGTCAAGGAACTCGATGAAAAAGCCAAACAGCGTGACGACACGGCCAAAATGATTGCGGGCACCGAACAAACCATCGTCGACGCCCAAGCGAAGATCGACACATCGACGCGGGCCGCCGCGGATGCGGAGTCCTTGATCGCCAAGAACCAGGCTCAAATGGAGTCGTTGAAGACCGAGTTGCAACCGTTAGAAAAACAGTCCGCGACCGCCGTCTCGCAAGTGCAACTGGCCCAGGCAAAAGTCGATGAAGCCAATCGAATGCTGGCCGCTGCGAAACAGTCGGCCGAGCTTCTGGCAAAGCAAGTGGAGGCGAAGAAAACACAACTGGCGAGCGTCACCCAAACCAGTGCGGCCGCTGGTGAAACCCTGGCGAAATCCAAAGCCGCGGCGGCTGAAGCGGCCAAGCAACTCGAATCCGCCAAAGCAACACTCACCAAACAGCGCGAGTCCCTTGCCGCGGTGGAGAAAGAGGTTGAAAAGAAGCAGGCCGACGCAGCCGAACGCGAACAAGCACTGGTGACGGCGCAAAAAACGCGTGATCGTGCGTCTGCGAATCTGCCCGAGCACCAAGAGACCCTGCGGCAGCGAAACAATCACCTGGCGGATCTAAAACATCACCACGCCAACCTCGTGGATCGCCAAAATCAATCGCCGGCGATCTCATCGATCGCGTTGTCCGACGACGAGGCGTCGCTCGCCGTGGTCGATGTCGAAGGCGGCGTGCGGACGTTTCAATTGACTGATGCGACGCCGCTGGAACGATTCCAGCTTTCCGACGCCACAGGCTCCAACGTTTTCGCCGACGCCTACTTCCTGGATCAACACCAGCTGGTCGTCCATCGTCACAGCGGACCTCCCCTGACGATTGATTCACGGCAGCGGTGGGTTCTCGAGCGGACGATCGGTGGGCTTGAGTCCGACCTGATCTCCGACCGCGTGACGTCACTGGATTTTCGCGGCGACGGGCAATCGATCGCGATCGGCAGCGGGACGCCCAGCCGTCAAGGACAGGTCTTGATCGTCGCCACGTCCAACGGCGACGTGTTGCGTCAGTTTGACGATCTGCACAGCGATTCGGTGTTGTGTGTTCGCTTTTCACCCGACGGCCGACTGCTCGCGACCGCTTCGGCCGACAAGACCATCCGTTTGTTGGACGTGCAGACCGAAGAGGTCGTCGGTGCGCTCGATGGACACACCCATCATGTCCTGTCGGTCGCCTGGAAACGCGACGGTCGACTGATCGCCAGCGGAAGCGCTGACGGAACGATCAAGACATGGGACGTGGAAACCGGCCAACAAAAACGCACCATCGGCGGATTCCCCGATGAAGTCACCGCAGTGGAGTTTTTGGGCGACAGCACACGCGTAGCCAGCAGCTGCGCCGACGGACAATTGCGGATTCACGAAACCAACAACGGCGGGTCGGTCGCGGCGGCCGCGGCCCCGGGCGATTTCCTGTTCACACTCGGAATCAGCGCCGACGCCAGCGGCGTGTTTGCCACCGGCCAAACCGGCACCGTGCACGTCTGGCAAACCGAAGGGTTAAAACCCGCCGGACAGTGGTAGGGCAATGCCACCTACCGGCATTTGTTATCTTCAAGGCCCCCTCCCTATCCACAGGATTGCCCCATGACGTCGCCACAGAATCCCAAGCCCTCGCGTGTCTCTCGGCGGACGTTTCATCGGGCCGCGGCGGCGACGTTCGGGGCCGCCGCCGGCTTTCACTTCTTTCCCGCGTTGGCGGACAAGAAACTTGAGAAACCGACGCTGGCGGCGATCGGCGCCGGCGGCAAGGGGCTGTCGGATATCAACGGTGCGGCCAAGGCCGGATTCCAAGTCGTCTCGCTGGTGGACGTCGTCGATGCCCGACGACTCGGTAATCCGCCAGGTGACCGCAAAGCCGTCTCGCGTTTGAAGAAACTCTCCGGCGTGCGCGAGCAATACGACGATGCCTCGTTTTACCGCGACTACCGCGAGATGTTGGCCGACACGGGCGACAAGGTCGACGCCGTGACCGTCTCGACACCCGACCATCACCACTTCCACGCCTCCGCGATGGCGATGCTGGCGGGGAAACATGTCTATTGCCAAAAACCCTTGACGCATGGGATTTGGGAGGCGCGGATGCTCAGCGAACTCGCCGCCAAAACCGGCGCCAAGACGCAAATGGGCAATCAGGCCCACGCCAACGACCACATGCGACGCTGCGTCGAACTGGTCCGCGCAGGAATCGTCGGCAAGGTCCGAGAAATCCATGCCTGGACCAACCGACCGATCTGGCCGCAAGGCTTTGCCAAACCGCCTGAAAAAGAACCCGTTCCCGATGCGATCGATTGGCAACAATGGTGCGGACCGGCCCCGTTTGTCGATTACAGTTCACGCATCGCGCCCTTCGCGTGGCGCGGTTGGTGGGATTATGGAACCGGCGCCCTTGGCGACATGGCCTGCCACATCATGGACATGGGTTTCTGGGCCATGGATGCCAAATCGGCGCGCAGTGTTCGTGCCACCCAAGCCGGCGCGACCGATCTGTCCCCGCCGATCAACTCGGTCTTGAAATGGGAATTCGATGCGACGCCTTATTCCGCCAAAGACGGATTCGCGTTTCACTGGTACGACGGCTACATCGATGCCAAATTTGATCGCCAGAGTTGGCAATTGATCAAGAACGGTGACGAGTACAACCATCCCGACAAAGAGGTCTTGGGGGACGTCGATTTTTCACGCTATGGAAGCGTGATCATCGGAGACGCCGGCAAACTGTTCTTCAATCGAGCACGCAACAATTGGGTGTTGGAAACGGGCGCGTCGATCGACCGGTTCGATTGGCCAGACGAATCGCTGCCGCGTGCCAACCAACAAAACAGCTACGTCGAATGGATGGACGCGGTGACCGGCAATATCGATCAAGCCCAATCGCACTTCGGCCACTCCGGCCCCATGACCGAGATGATCTTGTTAGGCGTCATCGCCCAGCGCAATCCCGATGAAACGCTGCAGTGGGATTCCCAATCGATGACCATCCGGGGACGCGATGACCTGAGCAACTTGGTCCGCCGCGATTATCGCCAGGGCTGGGAGTCACCGGTCTAGCACACGCGCCGCTCGCCGACCGGCCGATGCTCAATCGGGATCCGACGCGTCAATGGTGAGCCGCTGGCCGTAAGGCCTCGGGCAGGCGCCACGATGCCCGGCCGCTTACGCGTCACAGCTCACTCAATCAACAGCCAGTGGCCCGTGACGCAATGCCCCGATACGTGCGTGCTTCAGGTACGCAGGGTCAATTGAAAGTAAGCGACATCCAACCAGCGATCAAATTTGCGACCGACTTCGGTGAACCGGGCGACCTCGGTAAAGCCGAGCGACTTTTGAAGTTCCATGCTGGCGAGGTGTTCGGTGCAGACCCCACCGATCAAGACATGAAACCCGAGTGCTGACGCTCGTTCGATCAGATCGGTCAACAGCGCGCGTCCGATCCCACGTCGATGCCACTGGTTGTCGATATAAAAGGAAACCTCGGCGGTTTCGGAATAGGCCGGACGGGGATGCCACTGGCTCAGCGAAGCCCAACCGACGACGGTCCCGTCGACGCAATAAACCGTCACCGGATGCCGCTCGCCATGTGCCCTCAGCCAGGCGAGCCGATCCGGGATCGATTCAGGTTCGGTGTGAAACGTGCACGTGGAAGTGCGAACGTAGTGATTGTAGATGTCGCAAATGGCGGTCGCGTCGGATTCCTCGGCGAGCCTGATCAAGGTCTCCATCAACTCCCTCGGATCGTCAACGTTTCATGAAAGCGGAAAAACGAACAGCCGCAGAAATCTACGCGGAAAAGGGGTCAGGCCCCAAAAATGCGCAGCACCCTATGGGCCATTTGTTTTTTGGGGCCTGACCCCTTTTCCGCTTGACCCCTTTTCCGCTCGCCGAGAGTGTTGACGGACCGCCGCTGACAATCAAGGCCCTGTACCAGAACGGCGGAAATCTAAAATTCTCCGACAATCTCGTTGCCGTGACGTGTCGCCAGGGCGTCGTAGAGTTCGGCGTCGATGTTCTCGGTGATCGCGCGGACGGAACCGTCGCAAAGGGCGAACTGGCAGAGCCCCACGTGGGGAGCGGCGAGACCTTTGTCATCGCCGTCTTTCTGGTTCGGTCGAAATTGGGTTTCAAACAGCACCATGTGTCCGTGGTCGTCGTCCAGTTCGTCGATATCGCGAACCGCCGCACTCCACGCGTTCTCAAATGAACTGTGCCCGCCGGCGGTGGTTTGGCTCAACGGGATCGGTCCGTTGTGCCGCTCGCCGAACGCCAGGGTGTTGGACAGCCCATCAACGATCGCCGCGACCCGCGTCCGACTGTTGCGATAAAACACGCCTCGGCTTGCGGTCGGGGTGTCGTCCAAGTTCGTCGACGGGTCGGCGGGTCCCCAGTTGGCCGCATAACTGGCCGCCGCGTACTGCTCGATCGGGTCGGACGACTCGTCGCGAATCACAAAGGCATCCGCGGAATACGTATCGCTGGGGCACAAGAAAACTTCTAACGGAAGCTCGCGTGCCTGCTGATTTTCCGGCGCCCAAACCGGCCGGTTGTAATCAAACAACACCGCGACTTGCCCTTGTTCAAGCTGTGGCAACATCGCCGCTCCCCAAGCCAGTCCCATGTGGTTGGCCGGCCGCATGGGAGTTCCCTGGGGACCGGGCTTGTGCAAGTAGCCCGATGGAAACACTTTGAACGTCGCTTCGTAATTGTGAAGCCCAAGGGCCAGCTGTTTCAGATTGTTCTGACAAGACATTCGACGGGCGGCTTCCCGCGCCGCCTGGACCGCCGGCAGCAACAACCCGACCAGGATCCCGATAATCGCGATCACGACCAGTAATTCGACAAGGGTAAAGGCGGACCGGCGGGGCGAGGCGTGAGTCATGGCGTTTCAATCGCAGGGCTGGACAAGGACGGAGGATCTAGTGGCTGAATTTTCTCATCGGCCTGGACAGATTACTCTACAACCACGTCCAGTTCACCCATTCGGTAGACGACATTCTCTGAAACATCAAACGCGTGGCCCGCCGCGTCCATCGCCCAGTCCGTGAACCGGATTTCGCTGCCTTGCTCCGCGAACAGCGTTTGTATTTGGGGTGGCAACGTTGCTTCATATCCGCCTTCCTGACCGTTTTTCTCCAGATCCAAACTCAGCGTCAGCCCGGCGGATTCGACGGTCAGCCGAAGGACCGGCGGCGCCGGACCGACGTCCCAGCGTTCCCACGGACCTTCCTCGGATTCCGAGAGAAAATAAACCGTCAATCGATCCGGAAACCCCTCGACGATCTCAACGTGTGGACCCAATGGAACGGGACGCTTGGTTGGTTGGGGCGCCGAAGCCAGCTCGCCCTTCCAGCGCAAGCTCACGATCGTTCCACCATGGGGAGCCGGCCAGTGGCGGTGACCGTGCGCATGGGGATGGGCGTGGGCGCCGCTGAAGTTGTCGCCATGGTCGTGGTCATGACGATGCGGATCACCGTGCAAATGTTTGTGATCGTGCCGTAAATCGGTCTGCGTATCGATGACGACGACCGGGGCCGGCGGCGTGGATTTGCCGCAGCCCAAACCGCCGAGCAACGTAGTCGCCGCCACGGCAGTCCAAGCGACGGCGAATCCGGTGGTGGTGATGCGTTTCATGGATCGATTGTACTGCAGTAGCAAATCATTGCCCGCCCCGTTGCCCGACTCGATGCCGGTCCTGCGCCAAAGCGTCACTTCCGCTTTGTGGCAACTTCGCTAGGCTATCGGTCCCTCCGCCACCCCCAGCCTGCCGTGCTCGAAGACTCGTACCACCTGCTGTTTCCTCTCGCCGCCAGCGTTCTATTCGCTTGTGGCCTGCTTTTTTTGAAACGGGCAACCCTCGAAGGGGCGAATCCGTGGACGGTGTCGTTGGTCGCCAATCTGTGGGCGGCGACGCTGTTTTCGGGGTTTTGGTTTCTCGAGAGCGAACCGGTCAACGTCTGGCTGCTCTGGCAACCGGCGCTGGTGGCGGTATTTTACATCAGCGGTCAGATGGGGACGTTTTTTGCGATCACGCACGGCGACGTCTCGATCGCGGCCCCGCTGTTCGGTATTAAAGTGTTGCTGGTGGCGATTCTGGCGACGTTGATCGGTGGCCAAAGTCTGCCTGCGGCGATTTGGTTGGCGGCCACGCTGGCGACCGTCGGCATCGCACTGGTTCAGTGGACGGGGTCGGGTACCCACAGCCGCATCGGCTACACGATTCTGAGCGCGATGGCTGCCAGCACGTCGTTTTCGATCTTTGACGTTTTGGTCCAGCGGTTTTGCGCTTCGCCGATTGCGGCGTGGTCCACGGGACGTTTTTTGCCGATCATGTTCTGGTTCGTCGCCGGCTTCTCCACCGTCTTTTTGGTCGGCTTCCAGCGGGAAAAATTTGCGCTCCCCGCGGTCCGGCGTTCCCTGCTGATCGGCGGATTGCTGATCGGTTTACAGGCGCTCTGCATCGTCTTCACTCTGTCCGCCTTCGGGGACGCACCGCGGGTGAACGTGGTTTATTCGATGCGGGGCATCTGGGGCGTCCTACTTGCCTGGGGGGCGGCGTTGATCTGGGGCGGCAGCGAAGCTGATTTATCACGAAAAAAGATGGTCTTTCGTCTCGGCGGCGCCCTGTTGATCACGATTTCGGTCGTGATCGCGATTCTGTTTGGATAAGGCTCGCAAACGCGGCAAGCTGCATCTCATTGCGTTAAATCCGTTATCTTTTAGGCTAACGGTTCGAATCCGTTTCACCTCTCCCCCTGACCGAGATCTTGACGCATGAAAGCGATGTTGTTGACCGAGTACAAACACCTGGAAGTCACCGAAGTGGACAACCCCACGGTCGGCCCGAAAGATCTGCTGGTTCAAGTGAAAGCGTGTGGCATCTGCGGCAGCGACATCCACGGGTACGACGGCAGCAGCGGGCGTCGAATTCCGCCCTTGGTGATGGGGCACGAAGCGTCCGGAGTCGTTGCCGAAATCGGCAGCGAAGTGACCGGTTTTGCCGTCGGCGATCACGTGACCTTCGATTCCACCGTTTCCTGTGGCGATTGTTTTCACTGCCGCCGCGGCGAAATCAACCTGTGCGACAACCGCACCGTCCTGGGCGTCTCGTGTGGCGAGTATCGTCGTCACGGTGCGTTCGCCGAACTGGTCTCGGTGCCCCAACACATCTGTTACCGATTGCCCGAAGAGATGCCGTTCGAACACGCCGCCTTGATCGAAGCGGTCTCGGTGGCCGTGCACGCGGCCAACCGAACGCCGGTCCAACTGGGTGATACGGCGGTGGTCGTCGGCAGCGGCATGATCGGATTGTTGACCATCCAAGCGATCCGACTGGCCGGATGCGCCAAAGTGATCGCGGTGGATTTGGACCAGGACCGCCTGGACGCGGCATTGTCGCTGGGGGCCGACGTGGCGCTCAAGGCCGACGAGGTCGATGTCGCCGAAGAGGTTCGAAAACTGACCGCCGGCCGCGGCGCCGATGTGGCGTTGGAAGTCGTCGGCGCCAGCGCCACGATCGACACCGCCATCGCCTGCCTGCGCAAGGGCGGCTCGATCACGCTGGTCGGAAACCTGGCGCCGCGCGTCGAAGTCCCCCTGCAAGCGATCGTCACCCGAGAATTAAACGTTTTTGGTACATGCGCCTCGTGCGGCGAGTACCCTGCGTGCATCGAATTGATGCGGAGCGGCGCCATTCAGGTCGCACCGCTGATTACCGCGACGGCAACACTCGAAGAAGGCCCCGAATGGTTCTCACGTCTTTATGCCGGTGAGAAAGGTGCGATGAAGGTGGTCATTCAACCGGGCGTGTCGGCGTAGCCTGTCCCCCAAATTATCCCTCCCAATTTTTCCGATCATGAAACGAATCTCCGCGCTCCTCTGGCCCTGTTTCGGCCTCGCCCTGACGACGGTCCTGCTGCTTCCGCATGTCGGCAAAGCGGTGGAAGTCGAAACGGCCGATGACATCCAGTTCTACACGCTGAACAATGCCAACGGCATGACGGTGCGAATCACCAACTATGGTGCGATCATCATGTCCATCGTTGTCCCCGATCGCGACGGCAACATGGCCGACGTGGCACTCGGGTACAACGACATCGCCAGCTACACCAACGCCGTCGACAAACCCTATTTTGGTGCCGTCGTCGGTCGTTACGGGAATCGGATCGCGAAAGGAAAGTTCACCATCGACGACCAAGAGTACTCGCTGGCGATCAACAACCCGCCGAACAGCCTGCACGGCGGAATCATCGGCTTTGACAAAGTCATCTGGAACGGAAGCGTCGACGACGAAGCCAACGCGGTGACGTTGTCCTACCTGGCCAACGATGGTGAAGAAGGGTACCCGGGAAATCTGAATTGTTCGGTCACCTATCGGTTGACCGACGACAATGCGATCGAAATCGATTACCTGGCCACGACCGACAAAGCGACCCCGGTCAACCTGACCCAGCACACGTATTTCAATCTCAAGGGCGAGGGTGAAGGCACGATTCTGGGCCACGAACTGATGATCAAC
Encoded here:
- a CDS encoding Gfo/Idh/MocA family protein, with product MTSPQNPKPSRVSRRTFHRAAAATFGAAAGFHFFPALADKKLEKPTLAAIGAGGKGLSDINGAAKAGFQVVSLVDVVDARRLGNPPGDRKAVSRLKKLSGVREQYDDASFYRDYREMLADTGDKVDAVTVSTPDHHHFHASAMAMLAGKHVYCQKPLTHGIWEARMLSELAAKTGAKTQMGNQAHANDHMRRCVELVRAGIVGKVREIHAWTNRPIWPQGFAKPPEKEPVPDAIDWQQWCGPAPFVDYSSRIAPFAWRGWWDYGTGALGDMACHIMDMGFWAMDAKSARSVRATQAGATDLSPPINSVLKWEFDATPYSAKDGFAFHWYDGYIDAKFDRQSWQLIKNGDEYNHPDKEVLGDVDFSRYGSVIIGDAGKLFFNRARNNWVLETGASIDRFDWPDESLPRANQQNSYVEWMDAVTGNIDQAQSHFGHSGPMTEMILLGVIAQRNPDETLQWDSQSMTIRGRDDLSNLVRRDYRQGWESPV
- a CDS encoding DUF1559 domain-containing protein encodes the protein MTHASPRRSAFTLVELLVVIAIIGILVGLLLPAVQAAREAARRMSCQNNLKQLALGLHNYEATFKVFPSGYLHKPGPQGTPMRPANHMGLAWGAAMLPQLEQGQVAVLFDYNRPVWAPENQQARELPLEVFLCPSDTYSADAFVIRDESSDPIEQYAAASYAANWGPADPSTNLDDTPTASRGVFYRNSRTRVAAIVDGLSNTLAFGERHNGPIPLSQTTAGGHSSFENAWSAAVRDIDELDDDHGHMVLFETQFRPNQKDGDDKGLAAPHVGLCQFALCDGSVRAITENIDAELYDALATRHGNEIVGEF
- a CDS encoding WD40 domain-containing protein, producing the protein MMRDRSLPIVLMLCFLAPTAVAEQTDPNEPLSYARDIAPILQRNCVACHRAKQAEGGLSLETHQAIQAGGDSGSLLVAKQPDSSVLYLRASDDDDPMPPDDNTVGAKRLTAEELALLRTWINQGAILDGQVDDDEIAWQPIPESVRNSYSIAVAPDNRMIAIGHANRVELRDAHSGQHLGNLIDESLPQSGVADFDVVQAIAFSPWADRIATGGYRTVRIWKRQSTEPSVPLALRHASGPTTVSPDRAAVAVVNAIGDVEIRTTASQELRVTLPSLGPVAGIAWSHPEQLVVGYESGDIGIYGAHDGTSIRRMKLDHAIATVAQSSDGNFVASLGTNGQVRLFNGDQPHPSQIVDALNDATSIAFSAPGTLVVGTASGVCKLIDPAADKVVRELAHGSSVPALAIDKAGKTLVTGGSDGIAKRWNTEDGKLLQTFLGDSQSQLRIASLDRDVKREQSWLQTLEGKTKELNQLLEKEEAALAKVTEAREKAVKELDEKAKQRDDTAKMIAGTEQTIVDAQAKIDTSTRAAADAESLIAKNQAQMESLKTELQPLEKQSATAVSQVQLAQAKVDEANRMLAAAKQSAELLAKQVEAKKTQLASVTQTSAAAGETLAKSKAAAAEAAKQLESAKATLTKQRESLAAVEKEVEKKQADAAEREQALVTAQKTRDRASANLPEHQETLRQRNNHLADLKHHHANLVDRQNQSPAISSIALSDDEASLAVVDVEGGVRTFQLTDATPLERFQLSDATGSNVFADAYFLDQHQLVVHRHSGPPLTIDSRQRWVLERTIGGLESDLISDRVTSLDFRGDGQSIAIGSGTPSRQGQVLIVATSNGDVLRQFDDLHSDSVLCVRFSPDGRLLATASADKTIRLLDVQTEEVVGALDGHTHHVLSVAWKRDGRLIASGSADGTIKTWDVETGQQKRTIGGFPDEVTAVEFLGDSTRVASSCADGQLRIHETNNGGSVAAAAAPGDFLFTLGISADASGVFATGQTGTVHVWQTEGLKPAGQW
- a CDS encoding GNAT family N-acetyltransferase, coding for METLIRLAEESDATAICDIYNHYVRTSTCTFHTEPESIPDRLAWLRAHGERHPVTVYCVDGTVVGWASLSQWHPRPAYSETAEVSFYIDNQWHRRGIGRALLTDLIERASALGFHVLIGGVCTEHLASMELQKSLGFTEVARFTEVGRKFDRWLDVAYFQLTLRT
- a CDS encoding DMT family transporter, giving the protein MLEDSYHLLFPLAASVLFACGLLFLKRATLEGANPWTVSLVANLWAATLFSGFWFLESEPVNVWLLWQPALVAVFYISGQMGTFFAITHGDVSIAAPLFGIKVLLVAILATLIGGQSLPAAIWLAATLATVGIALVQWTGSGTHSRIGYTILSAMAASTSFSIFDVLVQRFCASPIAAWSTGRFLPIMFWFVAGFSTVFLVGFQREKFALPAVRRSLLIGGLLIGLQALCIVFTLSAFGDAPRVNVVYSMRGIWGVLLAWGAALIWGGSEADLSRKKMVFRLGGALLITISVVIAILFG
- a CDS encoding galactitol-1-phosphate 5-dehydrogenase, coding for MKAMLLTEYKHLEVTEVDNPTVGPKDLLVQVKACGICGSDIHGYDGSSGRRIPPLVMGHEASGVVAEIGSEVTGFAVGDHVTFDSTVSCGDCFHCRRGEINLCDNRTVLGVSCGEYRRHGAFAELVSVPQHICYRLPEEMPFEHAALIEAVSVAVHAANRTPVQLGDTAVVVGSGMIGLLTIQAIRLAGCAKVIAVDLDQDRLDAALSLGADVALKADEVDVAEEVRKLTAGRGADVALEVVGASATIDTAIACLRKGGSITLVGNLAPRVEVPLQAIVTRELNVFGTCASCGEYPACIELMRSGAIQVAPLITATATLEEGPEWFSRLYAGEKGAMKVVIQPGVSA
- a CDS encoding aldose epimerase family protein, whose amino-acid sequence is MKRISALLWPCFGLALTTVLLLPHVGKAVEVETADDIQFYTLNNANGMTVRITNYGAIIMSIVVPDRDGNMADVALGYNDIASYTNAVDKPYFGAVVGRYGNRIAKGKFTIDDQEYSLAINNPPNSLHGGIIGFDKVIWNGSVDDEANAVTLSYLANDGEEGYPGNLNCSVTYRLTDDNAIEIDYLATTDKATPVNLTQHTYFNLKGEGEGTILGHELMINARRFTPVDETLIPTGKTQAVQGTPFDFTTAKPIGRDIAAENEQLKFGGGYDHNWVLDKGGQTGEMTLAASVYEPKTGRVLEVSTTEPGLQFYCGNFLDGRLTGKSGKSYVHRGGFCLETQHYPDSPNQPNFPSTILKPDDEYVTKTIFKFSTR